The following are encoded in a window of Brevibacillus ruminantium genomic DNA:
- a CDS encoding (Fe-S)-binding protein: MLALINLIAFFLVLAYGLYLACHVVYSRYLFIKLGKKPDVKDDFGARINLMLENVVFHKKLLKDKKSGVMHVVMFYGFIILQFGAIELIIKGLVKGFELPFGSAHKYFSLMQEITTFLILAAVGYAFYRRYVEKLKRLKRGFKSGLVLLFISTLMASVLLSLAFEQLWLGHEASAFAPISSVIAALFAGMSTTAAAACFYVFWWMHLLILLAFAIYVPQSKHAHLIFAPINVWFKKLEPTGKLSSIDFEDETQEVFGVGKIEDFTQTQLIDLYACVECGRCTNMCPASGTGKMLSPMDLITKMRDHLTEKGAVITSRTPWMPSFANASANQLAMQASEAAAASEEATAAIYDKNLIGDVITEQELWACTTCRNCEDQCPVMNEHVDKIIDMRRYLVMTEGSMPQEAQRALNNIERQGNPWGINRKDRMKWIEGLNGEYEVPTVQTAEDFEYLFWVGAMGSFDLRSQKISQAFVKLMHEAGVKFAILGNEEKNSGDTARRIGNEFLFQQLAQENIALFQAYGVKKIVTCDPHAFNTFKNEYPEFGLEAEVYHHSELLAKWVKEGRLKPTKEVKERITYHDSCYLGRYNEIYDMPRQILEAIPGVEIAEMKRSGCDSMCCGAGGGLMWMEEHEGTRVNVARTEQALEVGPTAIASACPYCLTMMNDGVKMKEKEDEVKTRDIAEILADAI, from the coding sequence TTGCTGGCTCTGATTAATCTCATCGCGTTTTTTCTGGTGCTTGCATACGGTTTGTACCTGGCTTGTCATGTGGTGTACAGCCGGTATCTTTTCATCAAATTGGGGAAAAAGCCGGATGTGAAGGACGACTTTGGCGCACGCATCAACCTGATGCTGGAGAACGTCGTTTTTCACAAAAAACTCCTGAAGGACAAAAAGAGCGGCGTGATGCACGTCGTCATGTTTTACGGCTTTATCATCCTGCAGTTCGGGGCGATCGAGCTGATCATCAAAGGGCTGGTCAAAGGCTTCGAGCTTCCCTTTGGCAGCGCGCACAAGTATTTCAGCCTGATGCAGGAGATTACTACATTTTTGATCCTGGCAGCAGTAGGCTATGCGTTTTACCGCCGCTATGTGGAAAAGCTGAAGCGTTTAAAACGGGGATTCAAGTCCGGCCTGGTGCTTCTGTTCATCTCCACGCTGATGGCGAGCGTTCTGCTCTCACTGGCCTTTGAGCAGCTATGGCTGGGACATGAAGCGTCGGCCTTTGCGCCCATCTCGTCCGTGATCGCTGCTCTCTTTGCAGGCATGTCCACGACGGCAGCAGCTGCCTGTTTCTACGTATTCTGGTGGATGCATCTTCTGATCCTGCTTGCTTTTGCTATCTACGTGCCGCAGTCCAAGCATGCGCACTTGATCTTTGCTCCGATCAATGTCTGGTTTAAAAAGCTGGAGCCGACCGGAAAGCTGTCCAGCATCGATTTTGAGGACGAGACCCAGGAAGTGTTCGGGGTCGGCAAAATTGAGGATTTTACGCAGACGCAGCTCATCGACCTGTACGCTTGTGTCGAGTGCGGCCGCTGCACCAATATGTGTCCCGCATCGGGCACGGGAAAAATGCTGTCCCCGATGGATTTGATTACCAAGATGCGCGATCACCTGACGGAAAAAGGGGCCGTGATTACCTCGCGTACGCCGTGGATGCCGAGCTTTGCCAATGCTTCGGCCAACCAACTGGCTATGCAGGCCTCCGAGGCGGCTGCGGCCTCTGAGGAAGCGACAGCGGCAATCTACGACAAAAACCTGATCGGCGATGTCATCACAGAGCAGGAGCTGTGGGCTTGTACCACCTGCCGCAACTGTGAGGATCAGTGTCCGGTGATGAACGAGCACGTAGACAAAATTATCGACATGCGCCGCTATCTCGTAATGACTGAGGGCAGCATGCCGCAGGAAGCCCAGCGTGCGCTGAACAACATCGAGCGCCAGGGCAACCCATGGGGCATCAACCGCAAAGACCGGATGAAATGGATTGAAGGTCTGAACGGCGAGTACGAAGTGCCTACTGTACAAACGGCGGAGGACTTTGAATACCTGTTCTGGGTTGGCGCGATGGGCTCATTTGACCTGCGCAGCCAAAAAATCTCCCAAGCCTTCGTCAAGCTGATGCACGAAGCCGGCGTCAAATTTGCCATTCTCGGCAATGAGGAGAAAAACTCCGGCGATACTGCGCGCCGTATCGGAAACGAATTTCTGTTCCAGCAGCTCGCCCAGGAAAACATCGCGTTGTTCCAGGCGTATGGCGTGAAGAAGATCGTGACCTGCGACCCGCACGCTTTCAATACCTTTAAAAATGAATATCCCGAATTTGGTCTGGAGGCCGAGGTGTATCATCACTCTGAGCTGCTCGCAAAATGGGTGAAGGAAGGCCGCCTCAAGCCAACCAAAGAAGTGAAAGAGCGGATCACCTACCATGACTCCTGCTACCTCGGCCGTTACAACGAAATCTACGACATGCCCCGTCAGATTCTGGAGGCGATCCCCGGTGTGGAAATCGCCGAGATGAAGCGCAGCGGTTGCGACAGCATGTGCTGCGGAGCCGGCGGCGGACTGATGTGGATGGAAGAGCATGAAGGCACACGGGTGAACGTCGCCCGTACCGAGCAAGCTCTCGAAGTGGGTCCGACAGCCATCGCCAGCGCTTGTCCGTACTGCCTGACGATGATGAACGACGGCGTGAAAATGAAAGAGAAGGAAGACGAAGTGAAGACCCGCGACATAGCGGAAATTCTGGCGGACGCGATTTAA
- the kamA gene encoding lysine 2,3-aminomutase, translating into MTTVAALRDWRQIELWKDVTEEQWNDWMWQLTHTVRTVDELKQVIHLTPEEEEGVRISSQTIPLNITPYYALLMDPDDPHDPVRMQSVPLSSEMVRTKYDMEDPLHEDADSPVPGLTHRYPDRVLFLVTNQCSMYCRYCTRRRFSGQIGMGVPKKQLDGCIEYIRNTPEVRDVLISGGDGLLINDRVLEYILSNLRAIPHVEIIRIGTRAPVVFPQRITENLCNILKKYHPVWLNTHFNHPKEITPEAKKACEMLANAGVPLGNQAVILAGINDCANTMKKLVHELVKIRVRPYYIYQCDLSEGIGHFRAPVSKGIEIIEHLRGHTSGYAVPTFVVDAPHGGGKIPVSPNYLISQSADKVVLRNFEGVITSYPEPKTYHAHDESNCEYCQAAKGKAVGIAALMKDEADNLEPADLPRNKRIKATKVKSLADVRKEQKEKKQTPGDKQVSGE; encoded by the coding sequence ATGACGACGGTAGCCGCCTTGCGCGACTGGCGCCAGATTGAATTGTGGAAAGACGTTACGGAGGAACAGTGGAACGACTGGATGTGGCAGTTGACTCACACCGTTCGTACCGTGGATGAGCTGAAACAAGTGATTCATCTGACACCAGAGGAAGAAGAAGGGGTTCGCATCTCCAGCCAGACGATTCCGCTCAATATCACCCCTTACTATGCCTTGCTGATGGATCCGGACGATCCGCATGATCCTGTGCGGATGCAGTCTGTACCGCTCTCTTCGGAGATGGTGCGGACGAAATACGATATGGAAGACCCGCTGCATGAGGATGCAGATTCGCCTGTTCCGGGGCTGACCCACCGCTATCCGGACCGCGTGCTCTTCCTCGTTACCAACCAATGCTCCATGTACTGCCGCTACTGTACACGCCGCCGTTTCTCCGGCCAGATCGGGATGGGCGTGCCCAAGAAACAGCTGGACGGCTGTATCGAATATATCCGCAATACACCAGAGGTGCGTGACGTACTCATCTCGGGTGGAGACGGTCTGTTGATCAATGACCGTGTGCTCGAGTACATTCTCAGCAATCTGCGGGCGATTCCGCATGTGGAGATCATCCGCATTGGTACGCGTGCGCCGGTCGTTTTCCCGCAGCGCATCACGGAAAACCTCTGCAATATCCTGAAAAAGTACCATCCAGTTTGGCTCAATACGCACTTCAACCATCCCAAGGAAATCACGCCGGAAGCCAAAAAGGCTTGTGAAATGCTGGCCAACGCGGGGGTTCCGCTGGGCAATCAGGCAGTGATCCTGGCCGGAATCAACGACTGTGCCAATACGATGAAAAAGCTGGTCCACGAACTGGTGAAAATCCGTGTGCGGCCTTACTATATCTACCAGTGCGACCTCTCCGAAGGCATCGGCCACTTCCGGGCGCCGGTCAGCAAAGGGATCGAGATTATCGAGCATCTGCGCGGCCATACCTCCGGTTACGCGGTACCTACCTTTGTCGTTGACGCACCGCACGGCGGCGGGAAAATTCCTGTCTCGCCGAACTATCTCATCTCCCAGTCCGCTGATAAAGTCGTGCTCCGCAACTTTGAAGGGGTCATCACCAGCTATCCAGAGCCGAAGACATATCACGCCCATGATGAGAGCAATTGCGAATACTGCCAGGCGGCGAAGGGCAAGGCAGTCGGTATCGCCGCACTGATGAAGGACGAAGCGGACAATCTCGAGCCAGCCGACCTGCCGCGCAACAAGCGGATCAAGGCAACCAAAGTCAAATCGCTGGCAGATGTGCGGAAAGAGCAAAAAGAGAAAAAGCAGACCCCAGGAGACAAACAAGTATCGGGCGAGTAA
- a CDS encoding sigma-54 interaction domain-containing protein — translation MPMSETVEMLQAILGTIDEGIHVVDADGITIFYNHVASKLDGLTPDEVLGKPLLEVFPSLDRHSSTLLTVIAGGEPIYNKPQTYTNWRGVRVETVNTTLPVRVGRRLVGAVEVAKDIGKLKELSEKLMDLQAKISRPRKGKRSQKGNGDGLSFHFSDILTRNERMHQLIDRARRAARTSSPVLIYGETGTGKELFVQSIHQASARRSQPFIAQNCAALPATLLESLLFGTTKGSFTGADDRPGLFELADGGTLFLDELNSMPLDLQAKLLRALQDGEIRRIGSSHAVRVDVRVIAAVNEPPQRLVQSGAMRTDLYYRINVVSFELPPLRERREDVEMLTAHFLDKYNRRFQMQVGGISEEVAALFSRYDWPGNVRELEHVIEAAMNMVEAELIEKEHLPQHLLDRVSGLSSAVPGLARGAVNTSGTTATGERTLPDVLRRVEEQMIAEAMRETDGNILRAAKLLGIPRQTLQYKLSQLGGMNR, via the coding sequence ATGCCAATGTCTGAAACAGTCGAGATGCTTCAGGCGATTTTAGGGACGATTGACGAAGGCATTCACGTGGTCGATGCCGATGGAATTACCATTTTCTATAATCATGTGGCGTCCAAGCTGGACGGGCTAACTCCCGACGAGGTACTGGGGAAGCCGCTCCTGGAGGTCTTTCCTTCTCTGGATCGGCACTCCAGCACACTGCTCACGGTGATCGCCGGAGGGGAGCCGATCTATAACAAGCCGCAGACGTACACGAACTGGCGGGGGGTCAGGGTGGAGACAGTCAATACCACGCTGCCGGTCCGCGTTGGGAGGCGTCTCGTCGGTGCGGTAGAGGTGGCCAAGGATATCGGGAAACTGAAGGAGTTGTCGGAAAAGCTGATGGATCTTCAGGCCAAAATCAGCAGACCGAGAAAGGGAAAGCGAAGTCAAAAGGGAAACGGAGACGGTCTTTCCTTTCATTTTTCCGATATCCTGACGCGCAACGAACGAATGCATCAGTTAATTGATCGGGCGAGGAGGGCTGCCCGGACATCTTCGCCTGTTCTTATCTACGGCGAGACGGGGACGGGAAAGGAATTGTTCGTGCAGTCGATCCATCAGGCATCGGCGCGGCGCAGCCAGCCGTTTATCGCTCAAAACTGTGCGGCGCTCCCAGCCACTTTGCTGGAAAGTCTTCTCTTCGGCACGACCAAAGGCAGCTTTACAGGCGCGGATGACCGTCCTGGATTGTTTGAGCTGGCGGATGGCGGCACCTTGTTTTTGGACGAGTTGAACAGCATGCCGCTCGACCTTCAGGCCAAGCTGCTGCGTGCCTTGCAGGACGGGGAAATCCGGCGCATCGGGAGCAGCCATGCCGTCCGCGTCGACGTGCGAGTAATCGCTGCTGTCAATGAGCCGCCGCAGAGGCTGGTTCAATCCGGTGCGATGAGAACAGACCTGTACTACCGGATCAACGTCGTATCCTTTGAGCTGCCTCCGCTTCGGGAGAGGCGTGAGGATGTGGAGATGCTCACCGCTCATTTTCTGGACAAATACAACCGCAGGTTTCAGATGCAGGTTGGCGGCATCAGCGAAGAGGTCGCTGCCTTGTTTTCGCGGTATGACTGGCCGGGTAATGTACGGGAGCTGGAGCATGTGATCGAAGCTGCGATGAACATGGTGGAAGCGGAGCTGATCGAAAAAGAGCACTTGCCTCAGCATCTCTTGGACAGGGTGTCAGGGTTGTCATCTGCTGTGCCGGGGCTGGCGAGGGGGGCTGTGAACACATCAGGAACCACAGCGACGGGGGAACGCACTCTTCCCGATGTGCTGCGCCGGGTGGAGGAACAGATGATTGCCGAGGCCATGCGCGAGACGGACGGAAACATCCTGCGTGCAGCCAAGCTGCTGGGGATACCGCGCCAAACACTGCAATACAAGCTTTCCCAACTGGGTGGGATGAACCGTTGA
- a CDS encoding GNAT family N-acetyltransferase, with amino-acid sequence MYNVEIRRPRVEDTEELHQFFRTVIQDTFFREGIADLLDDIENEFKTKKHYLKTDLESNGQQRYFLIAVDKNNKNIIGTIEYGPASELIRVCTDGALSHLHEVGTVFVHPDYQKRGIGTLLVNVIVLTLQNRGIQEFCLDSGYAQAQKVWSKKFGEPDYLLKDYWGEGADHMIWRPRTNDVPLLF; translated from the coding sequence GTGTATAACGTCGAGATCAGAAGACCGCGCGTGGAGGACACGGAGGAGCTGCACCAATTTTTCCGTACGGTCATCCAGGATACGTTTTTCAGAGAAGGAATAGCAGACTTGCTGGATGATATCGAAAATGAGTTTAAAACGAAAAAGCATTATCTAAAAACTGACTTGGAGAGCAACGGTCAGCAACGCTATTTTTTGATCGCCGTGGATAAAAACAACAAGAACATAATCGGCACCATTGAATATGGTCCTGCCAGTGAACTGATTCGCGTTTGCACAGACGGGGCACTAAGCCATCTTCATGAGGTCGGAACGGTATTTGTTCATCCGGATTACCAGAAGCGGGGAATCGGAACGCTGCTTGTAAATGTTATCGTTCTTACCTTGCAGAACAGGGGCATCCAGGAGTTCTGTCTGGATAGCGGATATGCCCAAGCACAGAAGGTTTGGTCGAAGAAATTTGGAGAGCCGGATTATTTGTTGAAGGATTATTGGGGAGAAGGGGCCGATCATATGATTTGGAGACCACGCACCAATGATGTGCCCCTCCTGTTTTAG
- a CDS encoding DUF1934 domain-containing protein, whose amino-acid sequence MQEVSVELKTRHRMYDEWQEDVHQYTGRFVQKGSDWYLTYKEQVEGAGEVSATWKVTEEGISLLRQGAIQTKQWFKQGKTDRSTYRSPHGTFLMEVHVSQMKIKRDAECPSMIQIVYQLWLNEQYAGDHELLVKIETEG is encoded by the coding sequence ATGCAAGAAGTCAGTGTAGAATTAAAAACGCGGCACCGAATGTATGACGAATGGCAAGAGGACGTGCATCAGTATACCGGTCGTTTTGTTCAAAAGGGAAGCGACTGGTATCTTACCTATAAAGAACAGGTGGAGGGGGCTGGCGAGGTCAGCGCCACCTGGAAAGTGACGGAGGAAGGCATCTCTCTGCTGCGGCAAGGCGCCATCCAAACCAAACAGTGGTTCAAGCAGGGGAAAACGGATCGAAGCACGTACCGCAGCCCGCACGGTACCTTTTTGATGGAAGTGCACGTAAGCCAAATGAAGATCAAGCGAGACGCTGAGTGCCCGTCGATGATCCAGATTGTCTACCAGCTCTGGCTGAATGAGCAGTATGCCGGAGATCATGAACTGCTGGTAAAAATAGAAACCGAAGGATGA
- a CDS encoding MFS transporter: MREVFGNREFKKLFFSNLFSGFGQGMTMIGIAWYLVESTGSAELLGTTMLTSAVLMFFVGPYIGTLIDRLSRKKMMLAEHAIGFSVLGLLSVWGFFGDYAEWMLITIYLVTTLMYQIHYPSQAALVQETFDSKHYNDINSLLEIEGQTASVLAGGFAGFLLGHFGLHLVLLINALTYLFAYLLMSTMSYTFTLEKEARQNVGVSWLGQLYQSWVYIRSKRGFLVFGISAMMPFIAVMASNLLSPVYVNQTLKADVAIYSMGEVTYAIGAVSAGLLVSLLVRRIGQLPAMVGNTLLFAVATIAMVAVAEGWGFVAASIFFGWCNSSIRLVRQTLYMNVVPKQVMGRVMSFFNSVGMIMRLLLIGLFTMMVDRTGAGAGYLVLAGLLMLAALGIIMSMRHLLAAAETGGRVAAEERGA, from the coding sequence ATGAGAGAAGTATTTGGCAACCGAGAATTTAAAAAATTGTTTTTTTCCAATTTGTTTTCCGGTTTTGGCCAGGGGATGACGATGATCGGCATTGCCTGGTATCTGGTAGAATCGACCGGATCGGCCGAACTGCTGGGTACCACCATGCTGACCTCAGCCGTTCTGATGTTTTTCGTCGGTCCTTATATCGGTACCCTGATCGACCGGTTGTCACGCAAAAAAATGATGCTGGCAGAGCATGCTATCGGCTTTTCCGTATTGGGTTTGCTGTCCGTATGGGGGTTTTTTGGCGACTACGCCGAGTGGATGCTGATCACGATCTACCTGGTTACCACCCTGATGTATCAGATTCACTATCCCTCTCAGGCGGCGTTGGTACAGGAGACTTTTGATTCCAAGCATTACAATGATATTAACAGCCTGTTGGAGATAGAAGGGCAGACCGCTTCCGTACTGGCGGGGGGATTTGCCGGTTTCCTGCTGGGGCATTTCGGGCTTCATCTGGTCTTGCTCATCAATGCGCTCACCTACCTCTTTGCCTACCTGCTGATGTCTACCATGTCTTACACCTTTACACTGGAAAAAGAGGCGAGACAAAATGTCGGGGTCTCCTGGCTGGGGCAGCTCTACCAAAGCTGGGTCTACATCCGCTCGAAGCGAGGCTTTCTTGTTTTCGGCATCTCTGCCATGATGCCGTTTATCGCAGTGATGGCCAGCAATCTGCTGTCTCCCGTCTATGTCAACCAAACACTGAAAGCCGATGTGGCGATCTATTCCATGGGTGAGGTGACATATGCGATCGGTGCAGTATCCGCAGGGCTGCTGGTCTCTTTGCTGGTACGCAGGATTGGACAGCTGCCGGCTATGGTGGGCAACACCCTGCTGTTTGCCGTGGCGACGATTGCGATGGTGGCGGTAGCGGAGGGCTGGGGCTTTGTAGCCGCTTCGATTTTCTTCGGGTGGTGCAACTCGTCGATTCGTCTGGTTCGTCAGACCCTGTATATGAACGTGGTGCCCAAGCAAGTAATGGGCCGGGTTATGAGCTTCTTCAACTCAGTAGGGATGATCATGCGCCTTCTTTTGATCGGGCTGTTTACGATGATGGTGGACCGCACAGGAGCAGGGGCAGGCTATCTGGTGCTGGCCGGTTTGCTAATGCTGGCCGCGCTTGGCATCATCATGTCGATGCGTCACTTGCTGGCAGCTGCGGAAACGGGAGGCAGAGTTGCAGCAGAAGAACGCGGGGCGTAA
- the speB gene encoding agmatinase — translation MRFDEAYSGNVFIRSHANYEESQAVIYGMPMDWTVSFRPGSRFGPARIREVSIGLEEYSPYLDRLLEDVKYFDAGDIPLPFGNVEGSLDAIREFVGKVLADGKMPIGLGGEHLVSWPVFQAVYEKYKSDLVIFHFDAHTDLRDHYEGYPYSHSTPIKKACDLMGGKNVYSFGIRSGMKEEFEWAKENMHLYKYDVLEPVKQVLPTLGNRPIYLTIDIDVLDPAHAPGTGTTEAGGITSRELLDTIHYMAKNGANVIGCDLVEVAPVYDHSEMTQIVASKILRELILGFVK, via the coding sequence ATGCGTTTTGACGAAGCATACTCGGGTAACGTGTTTATCCGCAGCCATGCCAACTACGAGGAAAGCCAGGCGGTCATCTACGGCATGCCGATGGATTGGACCGTCAGCTTCCGTCCAGGCTCCCGCTTTGGCCCAGCCCGGATTCGCGAGGTCTCTATCGGACTGGAAGAGTACAGCCCATACCTCGACCGTTTGCTGGAAGACGTAAAGTATTTCGACGCGGGTGACATTCCCCTGCCGTTCGGCAATGTCGAGGGCAGTCTCGATGCGATTCGTGAGTTTGTTGGCAAAGTGCTGGCCGATGGAAAAATGCCGATTGGACTCGGCGGCGAGCATCTGGTTTCGTGGCCGGTGTTTCAAGCTGTGTACGAAAAGTACAAGTCCGATCTGGTGATCTTCCACTTCGACGCCCATACAGACCTGCGCGACCACTATGAGGGCTATCCGTATTCCCACTCCACGCCGATCAAAAAGGCGTGTGATCTCATGGGCGGGAAAAACGTCTACTCCTTTGGCATTCGCAGCGGGATGAAGGAAGAGTTCGAGTGGGCGAAGGAAAACATGCATCTGTACAAATACGATGTGCTGGAGCCGGTGAAACAAGTGCTGCCGACGCTCGGAAACCGTCCGATCTACCTGACCATCGACATTGATGTACTCGATCCTGCGCACGCTCCGGGCACAGGTACCACAGAAGCGGGCGGCATCACGTCCCGCGAGCTGCTGGACACGATTCACTACATGGCCAAAAACGGGGCCAATGTCATCGGCTGTGACCTGGTGGAAGTTGCGCCGGTCTACGATCACAGTGAAATGACGCAAATCGTGGCGTCCAAAATTCTGCGTGAATTGATTTTGGGCTTTGTCAAATAA
- the speE gene encoding polyamine aminopropyltransferase, whose amino-acid sequence MELWYTEKQTENHGITTKISETLYSEKTDFQQLDIINTKQFGRMLVLDGMVMTTDVDEFVYHEMISHVALNTHPNPKKVLVVGGGDGGAIREIVKHPSVEKAVLAEIDGGVIESCKKYFPQIASELTGNPRVDVQVIDGIKHIHDHKGEYDVIMVDSTEPVGPAVGLFEKGFYQGIYDALKPDGIMVAQTESPWFNRDLIKRVFKDIGSIFPVTRLYTCSIPTYPSGLWSFTIGSKQHDPLEVDASKIKDLNTKYYNAEIHHAVFKLPNFVAELTRD is encoded by the coding sequence ATGGAACTGTGGTACACCGAAAAACAAACGGAAAATCACGGTATTACAACGAAAATTAGCGAGACCTTATACAGCGAGAAAACCGACTTTCAACAGTTGGATATTATTAACACCAAACAATTCGGACGTATGCTGGTGCTCGATGGCATGGTCATGACTACCGACGTGGATGAGTTTGTCTATCACGAGATGATCTCACACGTGGCCCTCAATACGCATCCAAACCCGAAAAAGGTTTTGGTTGTAGGCGGGGGAGACGGTGGAGCTATTCGTGAAATCGTCAAACATCCTTCCGTGGAAAAAGCCGTGTTGGCTGAAATCGACGGCGGCGTGATTGAGTCCTGCAAGAAGTACTTCCCGCAAATTGCTAGCGAATTGACTGGCAACCCGCGTGTAGACGTGCAAGTCATCGACGGCATCAAGCACATCCATGACCACAAAGGCGAGTACGATGTGATCATGGTTGACTCTACCGAACCGGTTGGTCCGGCTGTCGGCTTGTTTGAAAAAGGCTTTTACCAAGGCATTTACGACGCATTGAAGCCAGATGGCATCATGGTTGCTCAGACGGAATCGCCGTGGTTCAACCGCGATTTGATCAAACGCGTATTTAAAGATATCGGGTCGATTTTCCCGGTAACCCGTCTCTATACATGCAGCATCCCGACCTATCCATCGGGTCTCTGGAGCTTTACCATCGGTTCCAAACAGCATGATCCGCTGGAAGTCGATGCAAGCAAAATCAAGGATCTGAATACCAAATACTACAACGCCGAGATTCACCACGCTGTTTTCAAGCTGCCAAACTTCGTGGCTGAGCTGACTCGCGACTAG